One segment of Curtobacterium sp. MR_MD2014 DNA contains the following:
- a CDS encoding DUF3043 domain-containing protein: MAKAAPKTNTTVNPSEEELLESGKGRPTPSRREREAANRRPLVGNSPQDKKAARARLNTEREKARVGMANGEERYLPVKDKGEQRKFVRDWIDARWNVGEVMMPVLVLFLIVGFAAAQTVLASYSLLLVWAFVALFVLDCIVLWLSLRKKITAKFGDMQRGTFFYILTRAWQLRFLRLPKPQVRRGEYPSL, encoded by the coding sequence GTGGCGAAGGCAGCCCCCAAGACCAACACGACCGTCAACCCGTCGGAGGAAGAACTCCTCGAGTCCGGCAAGGGTCGTCCGACGCCGTCGCGTCGTGAGCGCGAGGCAGCCAACCGTCGCCCGCTCGTCGGCAACAGCCCGCAGGACAAGAAGGCCGCTCGCGCGCGGCTCAACACGGAGCGCGAGAAGGCCCGTGTCGGCATGGCGAACGGCGAGGAACGCTACCTCCCGGTGAAGGACAAGGGCGAGCAGCGCAAGTTCGTCCGCGACTGGATCGACGCGCGCTGGAACGTGGGCGAGGTCATGATGCCCGTGCTCGTGCTGTTCCTCATCGTCGGGTTCGCCGCAGCGCAGACCGTCCTGGCGTCGTACTCGCTCCTGCTGGTGTGGGCGTTCGTCGCACTGTTCGTCCTCGACTGCATCGTGCTGTGGCTGTCGCTGCGCAAGAAGATCACCGCGAAGTTCGGCGACATGCAGCGCGGGACGTTCTTCTACATCCTGACGCGGGCGTGGCAGCTCCGCTTCCTGCGCCTGCCGAAGCCGCAGGTGCGCCGCGGGGAGTACCCCTCGCTGTAG
- the hisD gene encoding histidinol dehydrogenase, giving the protein MMQRIDLRAGLPARADLLRLMPRAVGDVSHAVDAARDLVDAVRQDGAAALREQAERFDGGAPEHVRVPAAEIAAAVAGLTPELREALDEAIRRVRAASAAQVPAASVTCLADGAEVHQRWRPMRRVGLYVPGGKAVYPSSVVMNVVPAQVAGVGSIALVSPPQRDHGGRVHPTILAAAGLLGIDEVYAMGGAGAVGALAYGVAEIGLEPVDLVTGPGNNFVAAAKRLVRGVVGIDSEAGATEILVIADDTADPGYVAADLVSQAEHDEQAGSVLVTTSAAFADAVEAAIPERVAALGTAARLQTALDGPQSAIVLVDSLADAATVSNAYGPEHLEIQTADDDAVLADIDAAGAVFVGPSTPVSLGDYLAGSNHVLPTGGQARFGSGLSASTFLRPQQVIRYTPAALAEVAPHIVALATEEQLPGHGAAVTERTERS; this is encoded by the coding sequence ATGATGCAGCGAATCGACCTCCGCGCCGGACTGCCCGCCCGTGCCGACCTCCTCCGCCTGATGCCCCGCGCCGTCGGTGACGTCTCGCACGCCGTCGACGCCGCCCGCGACCTCGTGGACGCGGTCCGGCAAGACGGGGCAGCCGCGCTCCGCGAGCAGGCGGAGCGGTTCGACGGAGGAGCCCCCGAGCACGTCCGGGTCCCCGCCGCCGAGATCGCCGCGGCTGTCGCCGGTCTGACGCCGGAGCTGCGCGAGGCCCTGGACGAGGCCATCCGTCGCGTCCGTGCTGCGAGTGCTGCACAGGTCCCGGCTGCGTCGGTCACGTGCCTGGCCGACGGCGCCGAGGTCCACCAGCGCTGGCGGCCGATGCGTCGCGTCGGGCTCTACGTGCCGGGCGGCAAGGCCGTCTACCCCTCGAGCGTCGTGATGAACGTGGTCCCCGCGCAGGTCGCGGGCGTCGGGTCGATCGCCCTCGTCTCGCCGCCGCAGCGCGACCACGGCGGGCGCGTGCACCCGACGATCCTCGCCGCGGCCGGACTGCTCGGCATCGACGAGGTCTACGCGATGGGCGGGGCCGGTGCGGTCGGTGCGCTGGCGTACGGCGTCGCCGAGATCGGCCTCGAGCCGGTCGACCTGGTCACCGGTCCGGGCAACAACTTCGTCGCAGCGGCCAAGCGCCTGGTGCGCGGGGTCGTGGGCATCGACTCCGAGGCCGGCGCGACCGAGATCCTCGTCATCGCCGACGACACCGCGGACCCCGGCTACGTCGCCGCCGACCTGGTGAGCCAGGCCGAGCACGACGAGCAGGCCGGCAGCGTCCTGGTGACCACCTCGGCCGCGTTCGCCGACGCGGTCGAGGCCGCGATCCCGGAACGGGTGGCGGCGCTGGGGACGGCTGCGCGCCTCCAGACCGCACTCGACGGCCCGCAGTCCGCGATCGTGCTCGTCGACTCCCTGGCCGACGCGGCGACCGTCAGCAACGCGTACGGGCCCGAGCACCTGGAGATCCAGACGGCGGACGACGACGCCGTGCTGGCGGACATCGACGCGGCGGGAGCCGTCTTCGTGGGGCCGAGCACCCCGGTGAGCCTCGGCGACTACCTCGCCGGGTCGAACCACGTGCTGCCGACCGGTGGACAGGCACGGTTCGGGTCCGGACTGTCGGCCTCGACGTTCCTCCGACCGCAGCAGGTCATCCGCTACACGCCCGCCGCGCTGGCCGAGGTCGCGCCGCACATCGTGGCGCTCGCGACCGAGGAACAGCTGCCCGGTCACGGTGCCGCGGTGACGGAACGCACCGAGCGGTCCTGA
- a CDS encoding dipeptidase, producing the protein MTDTDQHSPATDPALLDALREHVQGGLPTTIADLSALVRLPSVSWSAFDPAHVQASAEAVADLARSTGVFADDAVRIVRSAVEGETAGAEEAGRELGQPAVLAVRPARNGKPTVMLYAHHDVQPQGDDALWETPPFEPTLRGDRLYGRGASDDKAGVMTHVASLRALHAQFGDDLDLGVVLFVEGEEEFGSRSFRTFLSEQKEHLAADVIVVADSDNWSVDVPSITVSLRGNVTFRATLTTLEHASHSGMFGGAAPDAMIPMVRLLASLHDDDGSVAVEGLTAYDADVPERSEAELATDAALLAGVRPVGTGPVLSRMWFQPSITVTGMDVPSVANASNTLLPTVAARVSVRVAPGQSATDAYAAVERHLRAHVPFGAKLDVTEVDTGDGFLVDTAGWAVQEARTAMHEGWGAPAVEQGIGGSIPFVSDLAAEFPEAQILVTGVEDPDTRAHSPNESQHLGVLHRAIASETILLARLATRA; encoded by the coding sequence ATGACCGACACCGACCAGCACAGCCCCGCGACCGACCCCGCGCTCCTCGACGCCCTCCGCGAACACGTGCAGGGAGGCCTGCCGACGACGATCGCCGACCTGTCCGCGCTGGTCCGGCTGCCGTCGGTGTCCTGGTCGGCGTTCGACCCGGCGCACGTGCAGGCGAGTGCCGAGGCGGTCGCGGACCTGGCCCGGTCGACGGGGGTCTTCGCCGACGACGCCGTCCGCATCGTCCGTTCCGCGGTCGAGGGGGAGACCGCTGGCGCGGAGGAGGCCGGCCGCGAGCTCGGGCAGCCCGCCGTCCTGGCGGTGCGTCCTGCGCGGAACGGGAAGCCGACCGTCATGCTCTACGCGCACCACGACGTGCAGCCACAGGGCGACGACGCCCTGTGGGAGACCCCGCCCTTCGAGCCGACCCTCCGCGGCGACCGCCTGTACGGTCGCGGCGCCTCGGACGACAAGGCCGGCGTGATGACCCACGTCGCCTCGCTCCGCGCGCTGCACGCGCAGTTCGGCGACGACCTCGACCTCGGTGTCGTGCTCTTCGTCGAGGGCGAGGAGGAGTTCGGCTCCCGCTCGTTCCGCACCTTCCTCAGCGAGCAGAAGGAGCACCTGGCGGCCGACGTCATCGTCGTGGCCGACAGCGACAACTGGTCGGTCGACGTCCCGTCGATCACCGTCTCGCTCCGCGGCAACGTGACGTTCCGCGCGACGCTGACGACCCTCGAGCACGCGAGCCACAGCGGCATGTTCGGCGGTGCGGCGCCGGACGCGATGATCCCCATGGTCCGGCTGCTCGCCTCGCTGCACGACGATGACGGCTCGGTCGCCGTCGAGGGGCTCACCGCGTACGACGCCGACGTGCCCGAGCGCTCCGAGGCCGAGCTCGCCACCGACGCGGCACTGCTCGCGGGCGTCCGGCCGGTGGGGACGGGCCCGGTGCTGTCCCGGATGTGGTTCCAGCCGTCGATCACCGTGACGGGCATGGACGTGCCGAGCGTGGCGAACGCGTCGAACACCCTGCTGCCGACCGTCGCCGCCCGCGTCTCGGTCCGCGTGGCCCCCGGACAGTCGGCGACCGACGCGTACGCGGCCGTCGAACGCCACCTCCGCGCCCACGTGCCGTTCGGCGCGAAGCTCGACGTCACCGAGGTGGACACCGGCGACGGCTTCCTCGTGGACACCGCCGGCTGGGCGGTGCAGGAGGCCCGCACGGCCATGCACGAGGGCTGGGGCGCGCCCGCCGTCGAGCAGGGCATCGGCGGATCCATCCCGTTCGTCTCCGACCTGGCCGCCGAGTTCCCGGAGGCGCAGATCCTGGTGACGGGTGTCGAGGACCCCGACACCCGGGCGCACAGCCCGAACGAGTCGCAGCACCTCGGGGTCCTGCACCGCGCGATCGCATCGGAGACGATCCTGCTGGCGCGCCTGGCGACGCGCGCCTGA
- a CDS encoding quinone-dependent dihydroorotate dehydrogenase: protein MDPERAHHVAFAVIRALPRVPFLNGTVERYARPAAADGITTMGIHFPSRFGLAAGFDKDAKGIAGLGLLGFGHVEVGTITAKAQPGNDKPRLFRLIRDRALVNRMGFNNHGAARAARRLERARRHPGRPVIGVNIGKSRVVAVEDAVDDYLESTRLLAPFADYLAVNVSSPNTPGLRGLQEADQLRPLLTAVRDAAGRTPVLVKIAPDLTDEQIDAIAGLAVDLGLAGIIANNTTIARTGLTTPDAEVEAMGAGGLSGAPIAVRSLEVLRRVRAAVPQDFCVVAVGGVTSEQDVQDRIDAGATLVQGYTAFLYEGPTWAMRINRLRRRRLRRAAR from the coding sequence ATGGACCCGGAGCGCGCACACCACGTCGCGTTCGCCGTGATCCGCGCACTGCCGCGGGTGCCGTTCCTGAACGGCACGGTGGAGCGCTACGCCAGGCCAGCAGCTGCCGACGGGATCACGACGATGGGGATCCACTTCCCCTCGCGCTTCGGTCTCGCGGCCGGGTTCGACAAGGACGCCAAGGGCATCGCCGGACTCGGGCTGCTCGGGTTCGGGCACGTCGAGGTCGGCACGATCACCGCGAAGGCGCAGCCCGGCAACGACAAGCCCCGGCTCTTCCGGCTCATCCGCGACAGGGCGCTCGTCAACCGGATGGGGTTCAACAACCACGGTGCCGCCAGGGCTGCACGGCGGCTCGAACGGGCACGACGGCACCCGGGTCGCCCGGTCATCGGTGTCAACATCGGCAAGAGTCGGGTCGTCGCGGTCGAGGACGCGGTCGACGACTACCTCGAGTCGACGCGGCTGCTCGCTCCGTTCGCGGACTACCTCGCGGTCAACGTCAGCTCGCCGAACACGCCCGGTCTCCGCGGGCTGCAGGAGGCCGACCAGCTCCGACCCCTGCTGACGGCCGTCCGCGACGCTGCGGGGCGGACCCCGGTGCTCGTGAAGATCGCCCCGGACCTGACCGACGAGCAGATCGACGCGATCGCCGGGCTCGCGGTGGACCTCGGACTCGCCGGCATCATCGCCAACAACACGACGATCGCCCGCACCGGGCTGACCACGCCGGACGCCGAGGTCGAGGCCATGGGTGCCGGCGGCCTGTCGGGTGCCCCGATCGCCGTTCGGTCGCTCGAGGTGCTGCGTCGGGTCCGTGCCGCGGTGCCGCAGGACTTCTGCGTCGTCGCCGTCGGGGGAGTCACGAGCGAGCAGGACGTGCAGGACCGCATCGACGCGGGCGCCACGCTCGTGCAGGGGTACACGGCGTTCCTCTACGAGGGGCCGACCTGGGCGATGCGCATCAACCGGCTGCGGCGTCGGCGGCTGCGGCGCGCAGCGCGGTAG
- the nrdR gene encoding transcriptional regulator NrdR, whose amino-acid sequence MFCPFCRHPDSRVVDSRTSDDGTSIRRRRQCPNCGRRFSTTETASLNVVKRNGVTEPFSRDKIVSGVRKACQGRPVTDGDLAVLAQRVEETVRSSGSSQIDANDIGLAILPPLRELDEVAFLRFASVYQAFDTLEDFEDAIAQLRRDHHAAGAAASGGAGSGSSA is encoded by the coding sequence ATGTTCTGCCCCTTCTGCCGCCACCCGGACTCCCGCGTCGTCGACTCCCGCACGAGCGACGACGGCACCTCGATCCGCCGCCGACGCCAGTGCCCGAACTGCGGGCGCCGGTTCTCGACGACGGAGACCGCGTCGTTGAACGTCGTGAAGCGCAACGGCGTGACCGAGCCGTTCAGTCGCGACAAGATCGTCTCCGGCGTGCGCAAGGCGTGCCAGGGACGCCCGGTGACCGACGGGGACCTGGCCGTGCTCGCCCAGCGCGTCGAGGAGACCGTGCGCTCGTCGGGGTCCAGCCAGATCGACGCGAACGACATCGGTCTCGCCATCCTGCCGCCGCTGCGCGAGCTCGACGAGGTGGCGTTCCTGCGGTTCGCGAGCGTCTACCAGGCCTTCGACACGCTCGAGGACTTCGAGGACGCGATCGCGCAGCTGCGCCGTGACCACCACGCAGCCGGGGCCGCAGCGTCCGGCGGTGCCGGCTCGGGCAGCAGCGCGTGA
- the dnaE gene encoding DNA polymerase III subunit alpha, translating to MLDGAARLSDLVAETAAQGMPAVAVTDHGNMFGAFEFWKAAKAGGVKPIIGTEAYITPRTHRSDKTRIRWGDGGGDDVSGSGAYTHMTMFAENTTGMHNLFRLSSRASIEGYYFKPRMDIELLDQYHEGIIATTGCPSGEIQTRLRLGQYDEALKAAADYRDIFGKDNYFAEIMDHGLEIERRVIEDVVRISKDLGIPLVGTNDLHYTHSHDAKSHAALLCVQSGSTLNDPNRFKFDADEFYLKTPQQMRHVFRDHPEACDNTLLIAERCNVEFDTAANYMPKFPVPEGETEHSWFEKEVAKGLQYRYPGGISKEVQDRADYEVGIINQMGFPGYFLVVADFINWSKNNGIRVGPGRGSGAGSMVAYAMRITDLDPIRHGLIFERFLNPDRVSMPDFDVDFDDRRRGEAIKYVTEKYGSERVAQIVTYGTIKAKQALKDSSRVLGFPFGMGEKLTKAMPPPVMGKDIPLTGIFDKDHPRYKEAVDVRTVVETDPEAKTVFDTALGLEGLKRQWGVHAAGVIMSSEPLIDIIPVMKREQDGQIVTQFDYPAAESLGLIKMDFLGLRNLTIISDALDNIKTNRGIELDLETMGLEDDAAYQLLQRGDTLGVFQLDGGPMRGLLRLMKPDNFEDISALIALYRPGPMGANSHTNYALRKNGEQPITPIHPELEEPLQDIIGTTYGLIIYQEQVMAIAQKVAGFSLGQADILRRAMGKKKKSELDKQYAGFEKGMQDNGYSAAAIKTLWDILLPFSDYAFNKAHSAAYGVVSFWTAYLKAHYPAEYMAALLTSVGDARDKLALYLNECRRMGIRVMPPDVNESIGFFAAVGDDIRFGMGAIRNVGFNVVDDIVKARTEKGAFESFHDFLRKIPISSANKRTVESLIKAGAFDEFGDTRRALVEIHEGAVEGAVKVKRDEANGNIGFDFDSLFAEVAEETPAAAPVSQVPDRPEWAKRDKLAFERDMLGLYVSDHPLAGLEIELAKHQSITIADLIAADDGIEGETVTVAGLLTSVQHRVAKSSGNPYGIVQIEDFGGEIGVMFLGKTYQEFGPSLVADSIVVLRGRVNVRDDGKALHAVSMFQPNVGDAMGSGPLTLSLPERRATTSTVTELAAVLGRHQGETEVRLKLLKDDVARTFELPFPVSLTPDLFGELKSLLGPRCLV from the coding sequence ATGCTCGACGGTGCCGCCCGGCTGAGCGACCTGGTCGCCGAGACCGCCGCGCAGGGCATGCCGGCCGTCGCGGTCACCGACCACGGCAACATGTTCGGCGCGTTCGAGTTCTGGAAGGCCGCGAAGGCCGGTGGCGTCAAGCCGATCATCGGCACCGAGGCGTACATCACGCCGCGGACCCACCGGTCGGACAAGACCCGCATCCGCTGGGGTGACGGCGGCGGCGACGACGTGTCCGGTTCGGGTGCGTACACCCACATGACGATGTTCGCCGAGAACACGACGGGCATGCACAACCTGTTCCGCCTGTCGAGCCGGGCGTCGATCGAGGGGTACTACTTCAAGCCCCGCATGGACATCGAGCTCCTCGACCAGTACCACGAGGGGATCATCGCGACGACGGGCTGCCCCTCGGGCGAGATCCAGACGCGCCTGCGCCTCGGGCAGTACGACGAGGCGCTCAAGGCGGCGGCGGACTACCGCGACATCTTCGGCAAGGACAACTACTTCGCCGAGATCATGGACCACGGCCTCGAGATCGAACGCCGGGTCATCGAGGACGTCGTCCGCATCTCGAAGGACCTCGGCATCCCGCTGGTCGGCACGAACGACCTGCACTACACCCACTCCCACGACGCGAAGTCGCACGCGGCGTTGCTCTGCGTGCAGTCCGGGTCGACGCTCAACGACCCGAACCGCTTCAAGTTCGACGCCGACGAGTTCTACCTCAAGACGCCGCAGCAGATGCGCCACGTCTTCCGCGACCACCCCGAGGCCTGCGACAACACCCTCCTCATCGCCGAGCGGTGCAACGTCGAGTTCGACACCGCCGCGAACTACATGCCGAAGTTCCCGGTGCCCGAGGGTGAGACCGAGCACTCCTGGTTCGAGAAGGAGGTCGCGAAGGGGCTGCAGTACCGGTACCCGGGCGGCATCTCGAAGGAGGTCCAGGACCGTGCCGACTACGAGGTCGGGATCATCAACCAGATGGGCTTCCCGGGCTACTTCCTGGTGGTCGCGGACTTCATCAACTGGTCGAAGAACAACGGCATCCGCGTCGGTCCGGGCCGAGGGTCCGGTGCCGGCTCGATGGTGGCGTACGCGATGCGCATCACCGACCTCGACCCGATCCGGCACGGCCTGATCTTCGAGCGCTTCCTCAACCCGGACCGCGTCTCCATGCCCGACTTCGACGTCGACTTCGACGACCGGCGCCGCGGTGAGGCGATCAAGTACGTCACCGAGAAGTACGGGTCCGAGCGCGTCGCGCAGATCGTCACCTACGGCACGATCAAGGCGAAGCAGGCGCTCAAGGACTCCTCGCGGGTCCTCGGCTTCCCGTTCGGCATGGGCGAGAAGCTCACCAAGGCGATGCCGCCGCCCGTGATGGGCAAGGACATCCCGCTCACCGGGATCTTCGACAAGGACCACCCGCGGTACAAGGAAGCGGTCGACGTCCGGACGGTCGTCGAGACCGACCCCGAGGCGAAGACCGTCTTCGACACGGCGCTCGGGCTCGAGGGCCTGAAGCGGCAGTGGGGCGTGCACGCAGCCGGTGTGATCATGTCGAGCGAACCGCTCATCGACATCATCCCGGTGATGAAGCGCGAGCAGGACGGCCAGATCGTCACGCAGTTCGACTACCCGGCAGCGGAGTCGCTCGGCCTGATCAAGATGGACTTCCTGGGCCTCCGGAACCTGACGATCATCAGCGACGCCCTCGACAACATCAAGACGAACCGAGGGATCGAGCTCGACCTCGAGACCATGGGCCTCGAGGACGACGCCGCCTACCAGCTCCTGCAGCGCGGCGACACCCTCGGCGTCTTCCAGCTCGACGGCGGCCCGATGCGCGGCCTGCTCCGGCTCATGAAGCCGGACAACTTCGAGGACATCTCCGCGCTCATCGCCCTGTACCGCCCCGGCCCCATGGGTGCGAACTCGCACACGAACTACGCGCTCCGCAAGAACGGCGAGCAACCGATCACGCCGATCCACCCGGAGCTCGAGGAGCCCCTGCAGGACATCATCGGCACGACCTACGGCCTGATCATCTACCAGGAGCAGGTCATGGCCATCGCGCAGAAGGTCGCGGGCTTCTCGCTCGGACAGGCGGACATCCTCCGCCGCGCGATGGGCAAGAAGAAGAAGTCCGAGCTGGACAAGCAGTACGCCGGCTTCGAGAAGGGCATGCAGGACAACGGCTACTCGGCCGCGGCGATCAAGACGCTGTGGGACATCCTGCTGCCGTTCTCCGACTACGCCTTCAACAAGGCGCACTCGGCGGCGTACGGCGTGGTGTCGTTCTGGACCGCCTACCTCAAGGCCCACTACCCGGCGGAGTACATGGCGGCGCTGCTGACCAGCGTCGGCGACGCCCGCGACAAGCTCGCGCTGTACCTGAACGAGTGCCGCCGCATGGGCATCCGGGTGATGCCGCCGGACGTCAACGAGTCGATCGGCTTCTTCGCCGCCGTCGGTGACGACATCCGCTTCGGCATGGGCGCCATCCGCAACGTCGGCTTCAACGTGGTCGACGACATCGTGAAGGCGCGCACCGAGAAGGGCGCGTTCGAGTCGTTCCACGACTTCCTCCGGAAGATCCCGATCTCGTCGGCCAACAAGCGGACGGTCGAGTCGCTCATCAAGGCGGGTGCCTTCGACGAGTTCGGTGACACCCGGCGTGCGCTCGTCGAGATCCACGAGGGCGCGGTCGAGGGCGCGGTGAAGGTCAAGCGCGACGAGGCCAACGGCAACATCGGTTTCGACTTCGACTCGCTCTTCGCCGAGGTGGCCGAGGAGACCCCCGCTGCAGCGCCGGTGTCCCAGGTGCCGGACCGCCCGGAGTGGGCGAAGCGCGACAAGCTCGCCTTCGAGCGGGACATGCTCGGGCTGTACGTGTCGGACCACCCGCTCGCCGGTCTCGAGATCGAGCTCGCGAAGCACCAGTCGATCACCATCGCCGACCTCATCGCCGCAGACGACGGCATCGAGGGCGAGACGGTCACGGTCGCCGGGCTCCTGACGAGCGTGCAGCACCGGGTCGCGAAGTCGAGCGGCAACCCGTACGGCATCGTCCAGATCGAGGACTTCGGCGGCGAGATCGGCGTCATGTTCCTCGGCAAGACGTACCAGGAGTTCGGTCCGTCCCTGGTGGCGGACTCGATCGTCGTCCTGCGCGGCCGGGTCAACGTGCGTGACGACGGCAAGGCGCTGCACGCCGTGAGCATGTTCCAGCCGAACGTCGGCGACGCGATGGGGTCCGGCCCGTTGACCCTGTCCCTGCCGGAACGCCGGGCGACGACCTCGACGGTGACCGAGCTGGCCGCGGTGCTCGGCCGGCACCAGGGGGAGACCGAGGTCCGCCTCAAGCTGCTCAAGGACGACGTCGCGCGGACCTTCGAGCTGCCGTTCCCGGTCAGCCTGACGCCCGACCTGTTCGGCGAGCTGAAGAGCCTGCTCGGACCGCGCTGCCTGGTCTGA